The region GGCCGCCGACGAAGACGACCTCGTCGGAGTCCATCACGCCGTCCAGCTCCGGGACCGCGTCGGTGACCTCGGTCTCCGACGGGCGGTTGAGGACGATCCCGAGCGCGCCATCCTCGTCGTGGTTGGCGATGGCCACGACGGTCCGCGCGAAGTTGGGATCCGACATCGCCGGGGAGGCGATCAGCAGCTGCCCTTCGAGGAAGCCCATGGGTGGTCTCAGTGTGCCAGGGTCGTGCTCGGCCATCTTCGGTGAGAGCAGTACCCGAGCGGGTCCGCGCCCGAACCGGCGGTGCGGCGGCGGTCCGTTTGCCGGGGTGTTGTACACCATGTTCGCGTACGGACGTCCTATGGTGAGCCGTTGAAACCGGGATCTGAAGGACGAAATTCCGGTCGATCCCTACGCAAGCCTGAGTTGCGGTGAGCCGTGCGTGTTTGTCTCAGGTCAGACGGGGAAGACCGAAAGCCTGGTGTCCAGTCAGACAATGACCTCACGTCCACTGATCTCGATCCTCGATGCGGACCCCGAGCTGGGTGCCGGTCTGTCGGGGGATGCGCGCGACCTCGCGCGCCGGCACGCCGTCGCTGCAGTGCATGCGCTGCCGACGGGGCCGTTCGAGTTCCCATCGCCGAACGGCGAGAGCGCCGCGCCCGCGATCGGTCTGCTCGTGCTCGACGGGCTGATCACGCGCGACGTCGAGCTCGCCAGGCGATCTACCACCGAGTTGCTCGGGTCCGGGGACATCATCAGACCCTGGGACGACGAGCTGTCGCTCGACCCGCTTCCGGGCTCGATCACGTGGGCGGTCCTGGAGCCGGCGCGGGTGGCGGTCCTGGACCGGCGCTTCGCGGCGGTCGCTGGGCGCTGGCCGTCGATGCTCGACACGCTGATCGGCCGGACCGTGCGGCGCTCGCGGCAGCTGTCGGTGCAGCGCGCGATCGCGCAGGTGCCGCGCGTCGATGCGCGCGTGCTGGTCCTGCTGTGGCTGCTGGCCGACCGCTGGGGCCGCGTGTCGCCGCAGGGCGTCCGGGTCCCGCTGTCGCTGACGCACGAGACGATCGGCAAGCTCGTCGGCGCGCGGCGGCCGTCGGTGACGACGGCGCTGGGCGTGCTGACGCGACGCGGCCTCGTCGAGCGGACCGACAACGGCTGGCTGCTGCACGGCGATCCGCAGGAGGCGCTGCCCGAGTTGTTGTAGGGGTTGCTGCTCGGCCGCTAGCCGAGCAGGCTCTGCAGGATGGTCGAGAGGGAGCGCGGGTCCTTCCCGTACTTCCTCTCGTACCGCGCGCGCTCCTGCTCGTCCGCGAGGCCGAGCACGAGCTCCTCGCGTGAGGAGCCGGCCTTGCAGGCGGTCGTGTCGAGGAGCTCCAGGGCGCGGTCCTGGATGAAGCCCTCCAGGCCGCCGGTCTCCGGGAGCGGGCGCTGGTCGCACGGGTCGCGCAGCTCGACGGGCGCGGGCGCGTACTGGTGGTGGAAGCCCGCGTAGGCGAGCGGGAGGGCGACGGTCGTCGCGGCGACGCCCACGAGCGCCGCGCTCTTCGCGGCCTTCGTGACGACCGCGGCCGCCGCGAGCAGCGCGAGCGCGCCCGTGACGAGGAAGGCCGTCCGGAACGCCTCGCCGACGGCGAGGACGAGCGTGTCGTCGACCCGTGCCGCCATGTGGTCGTAGGCGTCGTGCTCGCCGGAGTCGACGGTGTCGCGGCCCCTGGTGAGGGCTGCGCGCAGGCCGTGGCGCGGTTGTTGTTCATCGACGCCGGAGAGCAGGCTCGGGGCGAGGCGGAGCTTGTCGGTGGGGTTGAGCTTGGCGTCGAGGACGACCGCGACGCCGCGCTCCTTCGCGCGCTCGGTCGCGTTGGTGAGCTCGTGGGAGACGATCGGGGCGAGGAGGATCAGCGCCAGCGCGATCCCGGCGTGGCGCAGGACCAGGAGGCGCGCGGCGTCCTGGGGGTCGCGCTCCGGGAGCAGCTCGCCGCCGAGCGCGGGGAGCGCGAGGCCCATGCCGAGGCCGGCCGCGGCCTGGGGCACGAAGGTCCAGGCGACGTGGGCGTCCGGGAGGAACGCGAGCGCGAGGACGCCGGCGCCGACGAGCGCGCAGCCCGCGGCCGCGCGGGCGTGGGCCTGCCCCCCGATCCGGGAGCCGATCACCGCGCCCGCCGGGATCACCGTGACCGTCGCCGCGGCGGCGAGCGGCGTGACGTCCCAGCCGGCGACCAGCAACAACACCAACAAGAACAAGACCGCGGTCAGCGCCGCCGAGACCAGTGCCAGCGCGACGGCCGGCCCGAGCCTGACGCCGCCCTCGGTGTGGGCCTTCGGCCGCACATCCCGCACGGGTTCCGCGAGCGCCGCCACCGCGGCGACGGCCGCGACGGGCGCCTGCACGTAGAAGATCGCCCGCCACGAGAACAGCTCGGTCAGCAGGCCACCCAGCGCCGGGCCGACCGCGGCGGCCAGCACCGCCGCGCCCAACCAGAGCCTGCGCCCCCGCTCGCCCGCGGCGCCGTCGGGCTCCAGGAGCGCGAACGCGGCGACGAGCGCCGCTGCGCCGCCGACCGCCTGGACCCCACGGGCGGCAAGGAGCAACCCCAGCGACCCGCTGACGCCCGCGACGAGCGAGGCACTCCCGAAGACGACGAGCCCACCCGCCGCCATCCGCGGAGCACCGACACCCCGCTGGATCCGCTCGACCGGGATCAACGCCGCCGCGAGCACCACGGTGTAGACGCCCAGCACCGCGGCGACGCCCTCCACCGTCGTATGCAGCTCATGCAACAACTCCGGCAGCGCCAGCGTGACGATCGACGCATCCGCCAACGCCAACCCCGCCGCAACCGCAATGACGACATGTCTCCACCGCACACCCGCAGTCTGCCGTACGCCGGAGCGCTCAGTGGCTCGGTAGCTCGCGGGGTGTGTAGCGGTGCCAGGCTGCGGCGGCGGTGAGGAGGATGGTGCCGAGGGCCAGGAAGGAGCCGGCGCGGGCTGCGGAGGTGAGGGTCTCGAGGTCGAAGAGGAGGACCTTGGCGAGGGCGATCATCAGCAGCAGGAGGCCGGCGCGGCGGAGGGCGACGTGGTTGGTGGTCAGGCCGATCACCAACGTGGCGATGCCGGTCAGGGCCCAGAGGGCGGAGAGCGCGACCTGGCCGGTGTGGAACGGCAGGGGCGTCACGATCTCGGTCGAGGCCAGGTAGAGCAACAACAAGGCCGAGGTGGCGTAGTTGATGATGTTGGGAAGGCCGAGGTCCTCGGTCGTCAGCTCGACGCGGCCGATGCGCCACCAGGCGAGGGCCACGGCGATCAGGACCGCCGCCGCGCCGAGCGCGTCGGGCAGGCCGTCGGCCAGCGCGAGCGGCGGTGCGACGACGGCGACCGCCACGCCGGTCGCGCCGAGCAGGTGCATCCAGGCCGCTCCGGCGGCGACGCCGTCACGCGAGCGGCGCCAGACCTGCGCCAGCGCGACCGCCTCCGCGGCCCAGGCCAGGACGAGCGGGATCGGCGTGAGCGTCCGTGCGGCGATCCACGCGAGCGCCGCCAACGCGACGCCGTCCAGCGCGCCGCGGAACGGGCGGGGCAGCGTCCCGACGCGCGCCGCGGCGAACGACGCCGCCGCGACCGACCCGAGCGCCACGGCGATGTCCGCCGTCCCCTCGGCCGCCAGCGCGGTGCAGGCCGCCAGCAGGACGTGCCCGCCGAGTCCGGCGCCGACCAGCGCCTGCTCGGCGACACGTGCGGGCCTCAGCCGCGAGATCGCGGCGAACAGCAGCGCGCCCGCGGCGTAGGCGATCGGCAGCGCGACGCCGTTCAGCGTCGTCGCCAGCGCGACGTCCGCCAGCACGACGCCGAGCGTCAGCGCCAGCACGCCCAGCTCCGCCGACACGCGCCGCAGCCGGTGCGCAGCAACCCCTACAACAAGATGCGCGACCGCGAGGCCGGCCAGCCACACGTCCAGCGCGACCGTCTGATGGCGGGCCGTCAGCACCGCCGCGCCCGCCCCGGCGAGGAAGAGCGCGTTGGCCGCCAGCAGCCCCGCCGACACCGGGCGCAGCGTCCCGGACGCGATCCGCAGCTCGAAGCCGACCGCCT is a window of Conexibacter woesei Iso977N DNA encoding:
- a CDS encoding Crp/Fnr family transcriptional regulator, yielding MTSRPLISILDADPELGAGLSGDARDLARRHAVAAVHALPTGPFEFPSPNGESAAPAIGLLVLDGLITRDVELARRSTTELLGSGDIIRPWDDELSLDPLPGSITWAVLEPARVAVLDRRFAAVAGRWPSMLDTLIGRTVRRSRQLSVQRAIAQVPRVDARVLVLLWLLADRWGRVSPQGVRVPLSLTHETIGKLVGARRPSVTTALGVLTRRGLVERTDNGWLLHGDPQEALPELL
- a CDS encoding MFS transporter, with the translated sequence MRWRHVVIAVAAGLALADASIVTLALPELLHELHTTVEGVAAVLGVYTVVLAAALIPVERIQRGVGAPRMAAGGLVVFGSASLVAGVSGSLGLLLAARGVQAVGGAAALVAAFALLEPDGAAGERGRRLWLGAAVLAAAVGPALGGLLTELFSWRAIFYVQAPVAAVAAVAALAEPVRDVRPKAHTEGGVRLGPAVALALVSAALTAVLFLLVLLLVAGWDVTPLAAAATVTVIPAGAVIGSRIGGQAHARAAAGCALVGAGVLALAFLPDAHVAWTFVPQAAAGLGMGLALPALGGELLPERDPQDAARLLVLRHAGIALALILLAPIVSHELTNATERAKERGVAVVLDAKLNPTDKLRLAPSLLSGVDEQQPRHGLRAALTRGRDTVDSGEHDAYDHMAARVDDTLVLAVGEAFRTAFLVTGALALLAAAAVVTKAAKSAALVGVAATTVALPLAYAGFHHQYAPAPVELRDPCDQRPLPETGGLEGFIQDRALELLDTTACKAGSSREELVLGLADEQERARYERKYGKDPRSLSTILQSLLG
- a CDS encoding DUF2339 domain-containing protein, which translates into the protein MIDERRMATLERRLERVEEAVGLAMTEAPERPRRAEAPPAAPVPERVRATDLEAWTLPAGPAPSPWQASSPPPPEPEAAAATERATLPDLEELLGGRLLAFAGGAALLVGFAFFLAIAISHGWLGETARCVIAAAGAFGLIGAGVRLKAPVAALTAIGAGIAALDVDVTVAAQTYNLIGTPLALMLVLSIGAAATAFALKRSSEVLASFGIVGGLLAPALAGADYDGATVALLLAATVPAAAVLIAKRWDRIAVAAFAVTAVQVGLWLADGAPAAGPALLALGAFGVLWVVQAVGFELRIASGTLRPVSAGLLAANALFLAGAGAAVLTARHQTVALDVWLAGLAVAHLVVGVAAHRLRRVSAELGVLALTLGVVLADVALATTLNGVALPIAYAAGALLFAAISRLRPARVAEQALVGAGLGGHVLLAACTALAAEGTADIAVALGSVAAASFAAARVGTLPRPFRGALDGVALAALAWIAARTLTPIPLVLAWAAEAVALAQVWRRSRDGVAAGAAWMHLLGATGVAVAVVAPPLALADGLPDALGAAAVLIAVALAWWRIGRVELTTEDLGLPNIINYATSALLLLYLASTEIVTPLPFHTGQVALSALWALTGIATLVIGLTTNHVALRRAGLLLLMIALAKVLLFDLETLTSAARAGSFLALGTILLTAAAAWHRYTPRELPSH